Proteins encoded together in one Pseudomonas oryzicola window:
- a CDS encoding efflux RND transporter permease subunit, with protein sequence MGFNLSAWALRNRQIVLFLMILLAAIGAMSYTKLGQSEDPPFTFKAMVIRTLWPGASAEEMSRQVTERIEKKLMETGEYERIVSFSRPGESQVTFMARDSLHSRDIPELWYQIRKKVADIRHTLPPEIQGPFFNDEFGTTFGNIYALTGKGFDYAVLKDYADRIQIQLQRVKDVGKVELVGLQDEKIWIELSNLKLATLGVPLAAVQQALQEQNAVSTAGFFETPSERLQLRVSGRFGSVEQIRQFPIRVADRTFRIGDVAEVHRGFNDPPAPRMRFMGEDAIGLAVSMKDGGDILVLGKALEGEFERLARSLPAGMELRKVSDQPAAVKAGVGEFIQVLVEALAIVLLVSFFSLGLRTGLVVALAIPLVLAMTFAAMHYFGIGLHKISLGALVLALGLLVDDAIIAVEMMAIKMEQGYDRLKAASHAWTSTAFPMLTGTLITAAGFLPIATAASGTGEYTRSIFQVVTIALLTSWVAAVVFVPYLGERLLPDLAKLHAARHGQDGHAPDPYATPFYQRVRRVVEWCVRRRKTVILLTIAAFVGSILLFRFVPQQFFPASGRPELLVDLKLAEGSSLANTAERVKQLEALLRQQDGIDNYVAYVGTGSPRFYLPLDQQLPAASFAQFVVLAKSMEDRERLRSWLINSMDQQFPDLRARVTRLENGPPVGYPVQFRVTGEHIEKVRALAREVADKVRENPHVINVHLDWEEPSKAVFLEIDQDRARALGVSTSHLSSFLQSSLTGTTVSQYREDNELIEILLRGTRQERNELGNLGSLALPTENGQSVALSQVATLAYGFEEGIIWHRNRLPTVTVRADIYDQEQPVTLVKQIDPTLKEIRARLPDGYLLEVGGTVEDSERGQKSVNAGMPLFVVVVLSLLMIQLRSFSRTVMVFLTAPLGLIGVTLFLLVFRQPFGFVAMLGTIALAGMIMRNSVILVDQIEQDIAAGQDRWQAIIEATVRRFRPIVLTALAAVLAMIPLSRSVFYGPMAVAIMGGLIVATVLTLLFLPALYAAWFRVKKG encoded by the coding sequence ATGGGTTTCAACCTTTCTGCCTGGGCGCTGCGCAACCGCCAGATCGTCCTGTTTCTGATGATCCTGCTGGCGGCCATTGGCGCGATGTCCTACACCAAGCTCGGCCAGAGCGAAGACCCGCCGTTCACCTTCAAGGCCATGGTCATCCGCACCCTGTGGCCGGGTGCCAGCGCCGAAGAGATGTCGCGCCAGGTCACCGAACGCATCGAGAAAAAACTGATGGAAACCGGCGAATACGAGCGGATTGTCTCGTTCTCCCGGCCCGGTGAATCGCAGGTTACCTTCATGGCCCGTGACTCGCTGCATTCCAGGGATATCCCCGAGCTGTGGTATCAGATCCGCAAGAAGGTCGCGGACATCCGCCACACCCTGCCGCCGGAAATCCAGGGCCCGTTCTTCAACGACGAGTTCGGCACCACCTTCGGCAATATCTATGCGCTGACCGGCAAGGGCTTCGACTATGCCGTGCTCAAGGACTATGCCGACCGTATCCAGATCCAGCTGCAGCGGGTCAAGGACGTCGGCAAGGTCGAGCTGGTGGGTCTGCAGGACGAAAAAATCTGGATCGAGCTGTCCAACCTCAAGCTGGCCACCCTCGGTGTGCCGTTGGCGGCCGTGCAGCAGGCCCTGCAGGAGCAGAACGCGGTCAGCACCGCCGGCTTCTTCGAAACCCCCAGCGAGCGCCTGCAGTTGCGGGTAAGCGGGCGTTTCGGCAGCGTCGAGCAGATACGCCAGTTCCCCATTCGCGTGGCTGACCGTACCTTCCGCATCGGCGATGTCGCCGAGGTGCACCGGGGCTTCAACGACCCACCCGCACCGCGCATGCGCTTCATGGGCGAGGATGCCATCGGCCTGGCCGTGTCGATGAAGGACGGCGGCGATATCCTGGTGCTGGGCAAGGCCCTGGAAGGCGAGTTCGAGCGCCTGGCACGCAGCCTGCCGGCCGGCATGGAGCTGCGCAAGGTGTCCGACCAGCCGGCAGCGGTCAAGGCTGGTGTGGGCGAATTCATCCAGGTGCTGGTCGAGGCGCTGGCCATCGTGCTGCTGGTGAGCTTCTTCTCGCTGGGCTTGCGCACCGGCCTGGTGGTAGCACTGGCGATTCCGCTGGTGCTGGCCATGACCTTCGCCGCCATGCATTACTTTGGCATCGGCCTGCACAAGATCTCCCTTGGCGCACTGGTGCTGGCGCTGGGCCTGCTGGTGGATGACGCGATCATTGCGGTGGAGATGATGGCGATCAAGATGGAGCAGGGCTACGACCGGCTCAAGGCGGCCAGCCATGCCTGGACCAGCACTGCCTTCCCGATGCTTACCGGCACCCTGATCACGGCGGCAGGCTTCCTGCCGATTGCCACGGCGGCCTCCGGCACTGGTGAATACACCCGTTCGATCTTCCAGGTAGTGACCATCGCCTTGCTCACCTCCTGGGTGGCCGCCGTGGTCTTCGTGCCTTACCTCGGCGAGCGCCTGCTGCCAGACCTGGCCAAACTGCATGCTGCGCGCCATGGCCAGGATGGCCACGCGCCAGACCCCTACGCCACCCCGTTCTACCAGCGCGTGCGGCGGGTGGTGGAGTGGTGCGTACGGCGGCGCAAGACTGTCATCCTGCTGACCATTGCCGCCTTTGTCGGCAGCATCCTGCTGTTCCGCTTCGTGCCCCAGCAATTCTTCCCGGCCTCCGGGCGCCCGGAGCTGTTGGTCGACCTGAAGCTGGCCGAAGGCAGTTCGCTGGCCAACACTGCCGAGCGAGTCAAGCAGTTGGAGGCGCTGCTCCGGCAGCAGGACGGCATCGACAACTATGTGGCCTACGTGGGCACCGGCTCGCCGCGCTTCTACCTGCCGCTGGACCAGCAACTGCCGGCGGCCAGCTTCGCCCAGTTCGTGGTGCTGGCCAAGTCGATGGAAGACCGCGAGCGCTTGCGCAGCTGGCTGATCAACAGCATGGACCAGCAGTTCCCTGACCTGCGCGCCCGCGTCACCCGCCTGGAAAACGGCCCGCCCGTGGGTTATCCAGTGCAGTTCCGTGTCACCGGCGAACACATCGAGAAAGTCCGTGCGCTGGCCCGCGAAGTGGCCGACAAGGTCCGCGAGAACCCGCATGTGATAAACGTGCACCTGGACTGGGAGGAACCGAGCAAGGCGGTATTCCTCGAAATCGACCAGGACCGCGCACGTGCCCTGGGCGTCAGTACTTCGCACCTGTCGAGCTTCCTGCAGAGCTCGCTGACCGGTACCACGGTCAGCCAGTACCGCGAGGACAACGAGCTGATCGAGATCCTGCTGCGCGGCACCCGCCAGGAACGCAACGAGCTGGGCAACCTCGGCAGCTTGGCGCTGCCTACCGAGAATGGCCAGAGCGTGGCATTGTCGCAGGTGGCAACCTTGGCCTACGGTTTCGAGGAAGGCATCATCTGGCACCGCAACCGTTTGCCGACGGTGACCGTGCGTGCCGACATCTACGACCAGGAGCAGCCGGTGACGCTGGTCAAGCAGATCGATCCGACCCTGAAGGAAATTCGCGCCAGGCTGCCCGATGGCTACCTGCTGGAGGTAGGTGGCACGGTTGAAGACTCCGAGCGCGGGCAGAAGTCGGTGAATGCCGGCATGCCGCTGTTCGTGGTGGTGGTGTTGAGCTTGCTGATGATCCAGCTGCGCAGCTTCTCGCGCACGGTGATGGTGTTCCTCACCGCACCGCTGGGGCTGATCGGGGTGACCTTGTTCCTGCTGGTGTTCCGTCAGCCGTTCGGCTTCGTCGCGATGCTCGGCACCATCGCCCTGGCGGGGATGATCATGCGCAACTCGGTGATCCTGGTGGACCAGATCGAGCAGGACATCGCGGCGGGCCAGGACCGTTGGCAGGCGATCATCGAAGCCACGGTGCGGCGCTTCCGGCCGATCGTGCTGACCGCACTGGCGGCAGTACTGGCGATGATCCCGTTGTCGCGCAGCGTGTTCTACGGGCCGATGGCAGTGGCGATCATGGGCGGCTTGATCGTGGCCACGGTGCTGACCTTGCTGTTCCTGCCGGCGTTGTATGCGGCCTGGTTCCGGGTGAAAAAGGGCTGA
- a CDS encoding efflux RND transporter periplasmic adaptor subunit, whose product MLRHALSIALSTAAVLLLAACGQEAVPPAAPRPALVVQPQPAEAAADSYPGEVRARFEPELAFRIAGKVSKRLVEEGQRVKADQPLAELDPQDVRLQLEANRAQLAAAEANLALVRAERDRYQKLLDRQMVSRSQYDNAENLYRAGLARLKQAKAEFDVAGNQAEYAVLRAPQAGVIAKRQVEVGQVVAAGQTVFTLAADGEREVLIGLPEQQFARFAVGQPVSVELWSHPQERFQGRIRELSPAADPRSRTFAARIAFTSAATPAELGQSARVYIAHEGTIPLAVPLSAVTAENGQAYVWRVNKDSRLERAVVRLGAYGADSVPVLEGLAAGDWIVAAGGHVLREGQEVRPVDRTNRVVNLTAKE is encoded by the coding sequence ATGTTGCGCCATGCCTTGTCCATCGCCCTGTCCACCGCCGCAGTGCTGTTGCTGGCAGCGTGCGGCCAGGAAGCCGTCCCACCTGCCGCGCCGCGCCCGGCACTGGTGGTGCAACCGCAACCGGCCGAAGCCGCTGCCGACAGTTACCCCGGCGAAGTGCGGGCGCGCTTCGAGCCGGAGCTGGCCTTCCGCATTGCCGGCAAGGTCAGCAAGCGCCTGGTCGAGGAAGGGCAGCGGGTCAAGGCCGACCAGCCGCTGGCCGAGCTCGACCCACAGGATGTGCGCCTGCAACTGGAAGCCAATCGTGCCCAGCTGGCGGCCGCCGAGGCCAACCTGGCGCTGGTGCGTGCCGAGCGCGATCGCTACCAGAAGCTGCTGGACCGGCAGATGGTCAGCCGTTCGCAGTACGACAACGCCGAAAACCTCTACCGCGCCGGGCTGGCCCGCCTCAAGCAGGCCAAGGCCGAGTTCGACGTCGCCGGCAACCAGGCCGAATATGCCGTGCTGCGTGCACCGCAGGCCGGGGTGATCGCCAAGCGCCAGGTGGAAGTGGGCCAGGTGGTCGCGGCCGGGCAGACCGTATTCACCCTCGCTGCCGATGGCGAACGGGAAGTGCTCATCGGCCTGCCGGAGCAGCAGTTCGCCCGCTTCGCCGTGGGCCAGCCGGTGAGCGTGGAACTGTGGTCGCACCCGCAGGAGCGCTTCCAGGGGCGCATCCGCGAGCTGTCACCGGCCGCCGACCCGCGCTCGCGTACCTTTGCCGCACGCATCGCTTTCACCTCCGCAGCCACGCCGGCGGAGCTGGGCCAGAGCGCTCGGGTATACATCGCCCACGAAGGCACGATCCCGTTGGCCGTACCGCTGTCGGCGGTTACTGCAGAGAATGGCCAGGCCTACGTCTGGCGGGTCAACAAGGACAGCCGCCTGGAGCGGGCGGTGGTGCGCCTGGGCGCCTACGGTGCCGACAGTGTGCCGGTACTGGAGGGCCTTGCCGCGGGCGACTGGATAGTCGCCGCCGGTGGCCATGTGTTGCGCGAGGGCCAGGAAGTACGCCCTGTGGACCGCACCAACCGTGTAGTGAACCTGACGGCCAAGGAGTAA